In the genome of Candidatus Margulisiibacteriota bacterium, the window CAATTGCTGAAACCAGGAAGCATGAAAAAACCAGGCCTTTTCACAAGGTCATCGCAGAAATACACGCTGCAAGAAACTAGTGTTTAAGTACCACCTCGAAATAACATCCGGCGCTGAAAAAGAACTCAAAAAATACCCCTCCAAACTTCAGGACCGGATCATTAAGAAAATATTAAACCTGGAAGAAAACCCTCGGCCTTATGGGTTTAAGAAATTGTTCGGCTCAAATAATTTTCGCGTAAGAATGGGCGATTACAGGATCATTTATGCTATTGATGACGCAAGAAGAACAGCAAAGATCATTGACCTAGGGCATCGGAAAGATATTTATCGCTGAAACCAGGCTTTACTTCCCCCTAAGGCTTCCGAGGAAATCTTCATCGCGCAGAACTCACCGCACATGGAGCACGTGTCCTGCCCTGTGTTCCGTGCTCCGTGTTCCATTTTCCGTGCTCTTTTCTCATGGATCTTCTTGGCTTTCACCGGATCGATCGCTAACTGGATCTGTTTTCCCCAATTCAAACTTTTCCGCGCCTTGGACATCGCCCTATCCCACTCGATCGCTCCGGGTATCCCATTGGCTATATCGGCGCAGTGAGCGGCGATCCGGGAAGCGATCACCCCTTCTTTGACATCGGCCGGTTCCGGTAAACCGAGATGTTCGGTCGGAGTAACGTAACAAAGGAAATGAGCGCCGGAGACCGCCGCCAACGTCCCGCCAATCGCGGCGGTAATATGGTCATAACCGGGGGCGACATCGGTCGGCAGAGGACCGAGAACGTAGAAGGGCGCGCCAGAGCAATATTTCTTTTGCATTTTCATCTGGGCGACGATCTGGTTATAAGGAACATGTCCCGGCCCTTCGATGATCACCTGCACTCCGGCCCGCCAGGCCAGTTTAGTCAGTTGGCCGAGGATCTTGAGCTCTTTGATCTGGGCGGCATCACCGGCGTCAACGACCGAACCCGGACGCATCCCGTCACCCAGAGAAAGAGTGACATCGTACTGCGCGGCGATCTCGAGCAGGCGGTCATAGTGTTCATAAAACGGGTTTTCCTGGTCATTGTCAATTATCCACTTCATCAGCAACGCCCCGCCCCGGGAAACAACTTCCATCAAACGAGGATGTTTCTTCAACTCGGCAACCGAAGCCCGGGTCACCCCACAATGGACCGTCATAAAATCGACCCCTTCTTTGGCCTGGGCCTCCACGACCGAGAACATCCCATCGACGGTCATTTTCTTTTCGACCACCGCCTGGTAGATCGGCACCGTGCCGACCGGGACCGGACAAGCCGCCATGATCGCCTTTCTCGTCGCGTTGATATTCCCGCCGGTCGACAGGTCCATGATCGCGTCGGTCTTGGCCGCCAGGGCCGCTTTGAGCTTTTTGAGCTCTGTCTTTAAATGAGGATAATCGGCGGAGGTCCCGATATTGGCGTTAACCTTGGTCCGCAAACCTTGGCCGATCCCGGTCGGGCGGCAATTTTTGTGCCGTGGATTATAGGGAATAGAGAGTGTCCCTTGGGCTAAACCTTTGAGGATCTCCGCGGGGGAACAGCTTTCATCTTTAGCGACCGCTTTCATCTGCGGCGTGACCACCCCCTTCAGCGCGGCCTGGCGTTGGGTAGCCATTATTTCCTGAATTCGACCGGTTCTTCCGGAGGTCTCGCCTCTCGGGCCAATTTCATCGCTAGGACCACGGCTTCGGCAGCAGTGTTCGCCCGCCGGACCTCTTTGTCCATTTGGCCGTTATGGTGGATGAACTGCCAGGTGTTGAGCCCAACGACCGGTATCTTGTAACCAAGGGCAAAAGCGATCTCTGAAAGTGTCCCGTAAAAGCCTCCGACAGCTATCACCACGTGGCCCGTTTTAATGACCAGTTTATTCCTCGCATAACCGATCCCAGTGATGATCGGGTAATCTATGTAAGGATTGGCGTCTTCCCGGCGGCTGCCGGGTAAAATACCGATAGTCGTGCCGCCAGCCGACTTGGCCCCTTTGGCGGCCGACTCCATAACACCTTTTAATCCGCCGCAAACGAGCACCGCGCCGGCCCTGGCAATTTCGGCCCCCACCTCTTCGGCCAGTTTGGCGATCTCCGGGGACGCGTGGCTTTCGCCCACAACCGAGATAAAGATCTTCTTGTTGTTCATTCCCTGTTCCTCGGGAAAGATTATAACATATTCCCGATATGTTAAGATATCAGCTAATATGGAAAATTTGTCCGAGCTGGCCCTGCCGGAGCTCACCGCCGCGACCGGGCTTAAGCCGGCGGCGGCCAAGAAACTTTTCCGCTCTTTCCACCAAGGCTTCGCCGCTACTTCGCCGCTGGCCGTTGACCGGGAAGAAAAGTCCGGCGGCGTGATTAAAACCCGCTTCCGCCTGACGGACGGAGCGCGCATCGAATCGGTCTTCATGGACTGGGGAAAAGATAAAAAGTTTGTCTGCGTCTCCGCCCAGGCCGGCTGTCCGATCGGCTGTCGTTTTTGCGCGACCGGCCAGATGGGCTTCAAGCGAAATCTAACGGTTGGCGAGATCATCACCCAGGTCTACTACTTTGCCAAAACCGAGAAAGTAACCAACCTGGTCTTTATGGGGATGGGTGAACCGTTCCTCAATTATGACCGGGTGATGAATGCGGTCAAGCTGTTAAACAGCGAGCTCGGCCAAAATATCGCCGCCCGCAAGATGGTCGTTTCAACCATCGGGATCGTCCCCGGGATCAGGCAGTTCGCGGCCGAACTGCAAACTTTAAAATTAGCCTGGTCGCTCGCCGCCCCAAATGACCAGCTGCGCCACGAACTGATCCCCTATCCCGGCTTGCCGTCAATTGACGAAACAATTGCCGCGATCAAAGATTATCAAAAAATCACCAAGCAGAGAATAACGATCGAATATGTCCTGCTCAAAGGGATAAATGACGGCGCAAACGACCTGAATGAACTATATCGAATTTCGCAAACGCTCGACAGCCACATCAACCTGATCCAGTATAATCCTTCGCCGGGGCTACCCTTGGCGGCCGGGGACGTCGAGCTCGCCCGCGCCCGCCTGAAGGGTCTGCGGGCCAACGTCACTATCCGCCGGAGCCTGGGCAGGGAAATATCAGCCGCCTGTGGCCAGCTTGCCACTGTTATGATAAAATAAACCATATGAGCCAGACGATCTCTCAAAAAATCCTCGCCAAGCACGCCGGCAAGAAAACCGTTCAACCCGGCGAATTGATCAATTGCAAAGTCGACCTGGTCCTCGGCAACGACATTACCGCCCCGACGGCGATCAAGGAATTCGAAAAGATCGGCGTCAGCAAAGTATTCGACAAAAAAAAGATCTATCTGGTCCCGGACCATTTCACTCCGGCGAAAGATATCAAATCAGCCGAGCAGGTCAAGATGATGCGCAAGTTCGCCCACAAATACGGCATCGTCAATTTCTTTGAGATCGGCTGTATGGGGATCGAGCATGCCCTTCTCCCCGAAATGGGCGCGATCAGACCCGGCGACCTGATCATCGGCGCCGATTCCCACACCTGCACTTATGGCGCGTTAGGAGCCTTCTCGACCGGCGTCGGCTCAACCGATATGGCGGCCGCCATGGCTACCGGCGAGGTCTGGTTCAAAGTGCCGGAGCAATTAAAGTTTATCTATCGCGGCAAATTGAACAAGTGGGTCGAAGCCAAAGACCTGATCCTCTACACTATCGGCCAGATCGGGGTCGACGGCGCGCGCTATATGTCGATGGAGTTCACCGGCCCGGTCATTAAAGCTCTCTCGGTTGAGGGCCGCCTGACTATGGCTAACATGGCGATCGAAGCCGGCGGGAAAAATGGTATATTTGAGGTTGATGGAAAAACAATAGAATATCTAAAAAGTCATGGAGGTCTAAAGATCTCCGCTACATCAAAAAAAGTAGCGGCGACCTTTAGGTCGCCATACAAATCCGACCCGGACGCTGAATACAAACAAGTTTATGAGTGGGACATTTCCAAGATCGAACCGCAAGTCTCCTTCCCTCATCTACCGTCAAACACCAAGCCAGTCAGCAAATGCGGCCACGTTAAGATCGACCAGTCAGTCATCGGCTCCTGCACCAACGGCCGGATCGAAGATATGCGGGTCGCGGCTAAAGTCCTCAAAGGGAAAAAAGTCCACCCCAATGTCCGCCTGATCATCCTCCCAGCCACGCAAAAGATCGAGCTCCAGATGATCAAGGAAGGCTTGACGGAACTATTCATCAAAGCCGGCGCCGCGGTCTCGACCCCGACCTGTGGCCCCTGCCTCGGCGGGCATATGGGCATTCTGGCTGAAGGCGAAAGATCGATCGCGACTACTAATAGAAATTTTGTCGGGCGAATGGGCCATCCGAAATCAGAAGTTTATCTTTCTAACGTGGCGGTGGCGGCGGCCAGCGCGGTCTTAGGCTTTATCGGCAGTCCCGAAAACCTCTAATTGCTTCACGAGGTTGATCTCCGGATTTTTCATCCGCTGAAAGGCATACGCGATCTGTTTGTCCAATCCGCTAATGAATTTATCGTAAGCTATTCGATCTGAACTGCCGGCAAATCCCGCAATATTATCGATCAGGTAATTGGTTAATCCGATGACCATTTCCCTCTGGTATAAATAGGAAAAAGCATCCCGCCCCTCCTGGCTGATCGGCAAACCTTTGGCTATAGCCAATTGCCCGACCTTGACCCGGCCGATAAGTTGGGCCAGCGGCCAGTGCAGAAGCTGTCCAGGCAGAGGTTGTCCCAATTCGGCCAAAGGATGCAAAAAGATAGTCGTCTGAAATTTGGTTTTGAGATACTCCGGCGCGCTGGCGAGAAAAGTTTTAATTTCCTCCGAAGCACAGCCAGCCATGGAAAGCTCGAAACCGGCGGCCCAGCCCTCTTTTGCCAAGAACGGCAGGAAAACCAACGACGAACAATAACGATTAAAATCCTGCTCGAACTTTTCGCCCGCCACGGAAAAAGGGGCGCAGACCGCTTCGGGGACCAGTGAGTTATAGGTCAGCACGGCCGAATTATGGTATCTCATTAATAAGTGGATGTCGTTCATATCCGGCCGGCAGGCGAAGTCGTCCTGTGTTTTAATCGCCTTTGGGTCGCGAATAACCTGTGAAAGCGTTACCGGTTGACCCTGCGGATGCAATTGATAAGGCCCGATCCTGGGACCCAGGCTACCGGCCCGTATTGGTTTTAATAGCGCGTCTGCCACACAGTTTCATCGGCCGCAGACAAGAAGAATTTCAATTGAATATTAAATATGCAGATTATCGAGGTCGTTGATGATATCCCGGCAGCTAATTACTCCCGCCGGTTTGCCTGCCCGCCATGAGCACCGGGAAGATGATTTGTTGATTCTTCCACAAAGATTCTTTCACTTCATTCATGGTCAGTTGCAAAAACATTATTTCCGCCCCTTTTATTTGACCCGTCGCACCTTCGATTAAATGATTAGTAAAGTTAAGACGTTGCAGCTGGTCTTTAAAAGGCTCCGTTTCGCAAATTGAGGGGTCTCTTTCCATCAGATTCAACATTAGTTTTTGGGTCATATCGACTTGATACATCCACGCCGCGCAATTTCTGGCCACTTGGCCGAAATGAGCCGTGGTGAAACCGAGCTCCTCGACCTGCCGATTGATCTTCAGCCGTCCCAGCAACCAACTTAAATCCCAGTAAAGCTCATCTCCAGGAATGGGAAGATCCGGGGAATCAAAACAATTGAGGAGAATAGTGTGGTTAGGGTCACGGATCTCCGCTTGGCTGGCAAAATCATTTATTTGGCTTTGATCGCAATTCAGCATTAAAGGCTCAAAGCCCGGCAACCGGAATTCCTGTCCCTCCCCGGTTATAATGATTGACCTAAGAAAAACGACTGCCGCCGCAAATTTTTTCAAGTCGTCTAAATACTCGTCTCCCGCCACTTTAAAAGGCGCGGTTACGGTCGCCGGCAGCGCCACGCCTTCAACGATGACCCCGACAGCGCGTTGAACGATCAGGGCTTGAATTCCTTCCATCGGCGGCCGAACATCGATCGCTTCGCGGAGAACTTTCGGCCGACCGGGAGCCACTTGAGCCAACTCGACTCGGCCGTTCTGCGCCGGATACAAATGGAGATTGCCTAAACGAGCGGGCAGACTGCCGGCCGAACAAGGCCTGAAAAATACTTTAACATCAGAACTCAAATTGATACCCCCAACGATCAAAGTACGGAAGAACCTATTTAGTTGTCGGGGGATAAGCCGGAGAATTTCAGCCTTTTAGGCGGATTTAAGAAGTTAGCTCGGGTCGAAGCCTGAATCGACCAGGGCATCGGTCAAATCAAGATTTAGTTCCCAGCAATTCTGATAACGGCGGGCGGGATCGCGGTCTATCATCTTACCGATGATCGGTCGTAGTTTTTCCGGCAGTTTGGCCAGATCGGGAATCATCGTGCCGTTGGCAACGCCCTTCATTATCTCTATTGGATTTGGACTAAAATTCGGGTCTTGCGGATTGACGCCGGTCAGCAGCTCAAAAGCCGTGATACCCAAAGAATAGATATCCGAGCGATGATCGATCGCCTCGCCCTCTTTCAATCCCGCTTGTTCAGGGGAAAAATAAGCCGGCGTCCCGGCAATCGGATTGGTCAGTTTTTTTATTTGGATCTCCAGGGTTGTCGCCAGGCCGTAGTCAAATAAAGACGAGCCAAGATAACGGTTAGTCTTCGGATCGAGATTGATCAGGATATTTTCCGGTTTTATATCGCGATGGATTATTCCTTGGGCGTGCACCTGCCCTAATTGCCGGGCAACATCGCGCAAAGCCCTGATCACAATCTCTTCCGGGATATGTCCCCTAAAATCCCGGTGCAATAAATGATTGGCTTTTTTACCCGGAATAAAATCCATCAACATTATTGCCGCCCGGCCGTCATCACTAAGCTCTAAGCCATAAATCTGCGGGAAACCCGATAGCGAACTAAGTCTTCGTCCGACCGCGCCTTCTTCCAAAAGAGAGAGCGGATACGTCTTAGTATATTTGGCGGCTAACGCTCTCCCCTTATAGGGGAACTTGTAAACATCGGCCATACCGCCCCGGCCGATCATATTATCAAGAATATGAATCTTGTCGCCAATCCTGATGATCACCTTGGATGAGCTGGCGGAGAGCGGCAAAATATTGATCGGGAAATCGGGCCGACTCTGGACCAGCGGCCTGATGACCGGTGCTATACCAGGTTGCGCGGTTTTCTTTGGCACTGGCCGGCTAACGCTGGGCCTCGTGGCTCTGGAGCGTAGATCGACTGGGTTAACTCTTAAAGTAGTACTCATTGATACTTGCCTCGTATATTTATCGGCAAAAAATGACTAAAATTTCACTTTCAAGGAGCTTTCGAAAGTGCTAAAATATGGGTATTATGAAAGGCCAGGCCTGGAAATTCGGCAACAATATCGATACCGACCTGATCATCCCGGCCCGGTATCTCAATACCTCCGACCCGGCGGAGCTGGCGCAATACGCCATGATGGATGCCGACTCGGAATGGGTCGATAAGATGAGCAAAGGCGATTTTATCGTCGCCGGTGATAATTTCGGCTGCGGCTCATCGCGCGAACACGCCCCGATCGCTCTTAAAGCAGTTGGGGTCTCGGCGATCATCGCCAAATCTTTCGCCCGGATCTTTTATCGTAACTCGATCAACATCGGACTGCCCATCCTGGAGGCGCCGCAAGCGGCCGAAGAGATCAAAGAAGGCGACGAGATAGAAGTCGATCTGAACAACGGCGTGATAAGGGATTTAACCTCCGGAAAATCATACAAAGCGCAGCCGTTCCCGGAATTCATGCAAAAAATAATCACAGCGGGCGGGCTGATAAATTACATTATAAACAAGATCAAAACTTTGAAACTGCGATCGTAATATTATCTTTCTTTGGAGTGGCATCATAAAGCCCTCCGGCAATATCTTCCGGGGACTCATCTCTTAGTCCAGCAACAACACTTTTGAATTTTTCAAGGGGGAGATAATTTAAACCGTCGCTGGACAGCACCAAGATATCGCCCTTTACCGGCTTAAAAGAACAAGTAAAAGGTTTTTTAAAAGGCAAGATTCCAAGATGATTTGAAACGGCGTTTTTAAATAAAAACAACTCGGAAAATCGATAATAACTTTCCGCACGTTTTCCGGGCATGGGGAATTTCGGCGGAACGCCACTTTTCATCACCTGCCAGAAAATATCCCCCTCCTTAACGGCCTGGCTGCCGTATCCCATTTGCAATTCGCGGGAAAAAATCAGCTCCATGCCTCTGCATAACGAATTTTTTACTGTCCCCTTCTCAACAAACTCCTCTTTTTCAAGAGCATTATAAATGACTAATCCGTTCGCTTCACCAAACTTTATTTGGAAATCTTCTTTTGAAACCTCTTTTCCTTCTGCACATCCGACAACGTAACTCAAAGCCGCCAGCAATCCGCCGTCGTCAGGAGTCAGGATATAAAATATACCGTTGCTTCTAAAAAGATAGCCGCGCGCATCCCCAACGCTGGCGACAGATAAGATCGGAGGCTTCCATAACGCCGCCACTGCTGTTGCTCCAGGAAACTCTTTCACTTCAGAAGATCTGTTTGTTTTAAATTCCTTATCCAACCTCTGCAGAACAAAGTCATCATCGAAACATAAGGCGTCGTTTGCAATTTCAAGCGCTTTAGAAAGCGGAAAGTCCGGCAAAGGAAACATCCCCGGATCTTGAAAAACCCTGCCGATCATTTCAACTGCGATTTTCGCGGCTTTTTCTCCACTCAAATGGCCGCCTAACCCATCCGCAACAACAGTCAGCTCTTCATCCTCTATAGCGGAAAAAAGCAGCGCATCCTGGTTATTATTAGGTCTGCCGGCCGCGTAGCATAATCCGGCAGAATTATCGATCCCGATCCTATGGCCGTAAAGTTCGCCTTCATTGCCGCCTGAAATACATAAAGTGTTTTTCCCAGGACGAAAGGACTCGTCATAAGTCAGCCACCACAGCCGGCTGGCCTCTTCTCTGATTTCTTCCGGCAAACGACTATCCCTAGCCAAGGGGCCCAAAACTCGTTCACGAATTGCAGTCAATTCCCTTCTGCCGGCCCTGGGAATGACGACTGTTCTAAAATATTCAATTGCAGCAGGAGCAATACTGCTTGAAGAGGTCCTCGGTGTTTTCACATATAATTATCGGAGGAAGAATGAAATAATTTCAATTTTAGAGATTATATATTTGAGACTACAGAATCTCCAACTTCAGTTG includes:
- a CDS encoding protein phosphatase 2C domain-containing protein; amino-acid sequence: MPEEIREEASRLWWLTYDESFRPGKNTLCISGGNEGELYGHRIGIDNSAGLCYAAGRPNNNQDALLFSAIEDEELTVVADGLGGHLSGEKAAKIAVEMIGRVFQDPGMFPLPDFPLSKALEIANDALCFDDDFVLQRLDKEFKTNRSSEVKEFPGATAVAALWKPPILSVASVGDARGYLFRSNGIFYILTPDDGGLLAALSYVVGCAEGKEVSKEDFQIKFGEANGLVIYNALEKEEFVEKGTVKNSLCRGMELIFSRELQMGYGSQAVKEGDIFWQVMKSGVPPKFPMPGKRAESYYRFSELFLFKNAVSNHLGILPFKKPFTCSFKPVKGDILVLSSDGLNYLPLEKFKSVVAGLRDESPEDIAGGLYDATPKKDNITIAVSKF
- the leuC gene encoding 3-isopropylmalate dehydratase large subunit, translating into MSQTISQKILAKHAGKKTVQPGELINCKVDLVLGNDITAPTAIKEFEKIGVSKVFDKKKIYLVPDHFTPAKDIKSAEQVKMMRKFAHKYGIVNFFEIGCMGIEHALLPEMGAIRPGDLIIGADSHTCTYGALGAFSTGVGSTDMAAAMATGEVWFKVPEQLKFIYRGKLNKWVEAKDLILYTIGQIGVDGARYMSMEFTGPVIKALSVEGRLTMANMAIEAGGKNGIFEVDGKTIEYLKSHGGLKISATSKKVAATFRSPYKSDPDAEYKQVYEWDISKIEPQVSFPHLPSNTKPVSKCGHVKIDQSVIGSCTNGRIEDMRVAAKVLKGKKVHPNVRLIILPATQKIELQMIKEGLTELFIKAGAAVSTPTCGPCLGGHMGILAEGERSIATTNRNFVGRMGHPKSEVYLSNVAVAAASAVLGFIGSPENL
- a CDS encoding serine/threonine-protein kinase, translated to MPKKTAQPGIAPVIRPLVQSRPDFPINILPLSASSSKVIIRIGDKIHILDNMIGRGGMADVYKFPYKGRALAAKYTKTYPLSLLEEGAVGRRLSSLSGFPQIYGLELSDDGRAAIMLMDFIPGKKANHLLHRDFRGHIPEEIVIRALRDVARQLGQVHAQGIIHRDIKPENILINLDPKTNRYLGSSLFDYGLATTLEIQIKKLTNPIAGTPAYFSPEQAGLKEGEAIDHRSDIYSLGITAFELLTGVNPQDPNFSPNPIEIMKGVANGTMIPDLAKLPEKLRPIIGKMIDRDPARRYQNCWELNLDLTDALVDSGFDPS
- a CDS encoding TIGR00725 family protein, with product MNNKKIFISVVGESHASPEIAKLAEEVGAEIARAGAVLVCGGLKGVMESAAKGAKSAGGTTIGILPGSRREDANPYIDYPIITGIGYARNKLVIKTGHVVIAVGGFYGTLSEIAFALGYKIPVVGLNTWQFIHHNGQMDKEVRRANTAAEAVVLAMKLAREARPPEEPVEFRK
- the rlmN gene encoding 23S rRNA (adenine(2503)-C(2))-methyltransferase RlmN, which gives rise to MENLSELALPELTAATGLKPAAAKKLFRSFHQGFAATSPLAVDREEKSGGVIKTRFRLTDGARIESVFMDWGKDKKFVCVSAQAGCPIGCRFCATGQMGFKRNLTVGEIITQVYYFAKTEKVTNLVFMGMGEPFLNYDRVMNAVKLLNSELGQNIAARKMVVSTIGIVPGIRQFAAELQTLKLAWSLAAPNDQLRHELIPYPGLPSIDETIAAIKDYQKITKQRITIEYVLLKGINDGANDLNELYRISQTLDSHINLIQYNPSPGLPLAAGDVELARARLKGLRANVTIRRSLGREISAACGQLATVMIK
- the leuD gene encoding 3-isopropylmalate dehydratase small subunit, with protein sequence MKGQAWKFGNNIDTDLIIPARYLNTSDPAELAQYAMMDADSEWVDKMSKGDFIVAGDNFGCGSSREHAPIALKAVGVSAIIAKSFARIFYRNSINIGLPILEAPQAAEEIKEGDEIEVDLNNGVIRDLTSGKSYKAQPFPEFMQKIITAGGLINYIINKIKTLKLRS
- a CDS encoding type II toxin-antitoxin system RelE/ParE family toxin, which gives rise to MFKYHLEITSGAEKELKKYPSKLQDRIIKKILNLEENPRPYGFKKLFGSNNFRVRMGDYRIIYAIDDARRTAKIIDLGHRKDIYR
- the thiC gene encoding phosphomethylpyrimidine synthase ThiC; translated protein: MATQRQAALKGVVTPQMKAVAKDESCSPAEILKGLAQGTLSIPYNPRHKNCRPTGIGQGLRTKVNANIGTSADYPHLKTELKKLKAALAAKTDAIMDLSTGGNINATRKAIMAACPVPVGTVPIYQAVVEKKMTVDGMFSVVEAQAKEGVDFMTVHCGVTRASVAELKKHPRLMEVVSRGGALLMKWIIDNDQENPFYEHYDRLLEIAAQYDVTLSLGDGMRPGSVVDAGDAAQIKELKILGQLTKLAWRAGVQVIIEGPGHVPYNQIVAQMKMQKKYCSGAPFYVLGPLPTDVAPGYDHITAAIGGTLAAVSGAHFLCYVTPTEHLGLPEPADVKEGVIASRIAAHCADIANGIPGAIEWDRAMSKARKSLNWGKQIQLAIDPVKAKKIHEKRARKMEHGARNTGQDTCSMCGEFCAMKISSEALGGSKAWFQR